Proteins from a single region of Natrialbaceae archaeon AArc-T1-2:
- a CDS encoding Druantia anti-phage system protein DruA encodes MGANSEREVDFSPDLPGQYQRRFEALTDELIEFQEDLDREVAIKDEIRYIESEIEDGITEGQIRYLAALEVLLDLIEINYDIRKNSELHVVRPDPDRYKDDPEQFKEQERTILQKERRAQFREESVREFVRKMERDTRRNTNGGRSVLELITGGKELYQDLAPLQDQSQDTIAEDLESVVQPYIQKVERGKKCEHTELDLMDIWRYFRYTWLTPYNTVPGRNINFLIRNGAKPKDPVMGIATIASPMMNLSVRDNHIGWTIDAVENKLQRKKRVHEYEEQLPEEKQTPDKKTRSVTNTEWLETEEEYEERINEFCSDIREALENSIENAISNIRYDDFAEEHLELSDESFVNPDERVLEILEEIEEEAEQTIEGGEDENPEKMEDWERKSETALFRKKRARALQKLLRDRKYFQEHSDEDDVEFIRTGLNNDSGRRAIKTALKEIKKERVGAGMMNIMVCGAIPPYNRILGGKLVAMALTGPKVINMYQDKYGDYQSEIASSMKGEAVSKPNELVFLDTTGLFEIGSAQYDRIRVPNKNGQIEYNQIGYTEGYGSIQFGPETRKRLSQVTQLEEGRKVVRGRFGEGVSPRIRKIRRGLTNCGLETDLLKHESRRIVYGIDLAENSQDYLLGIDDNPEYYWEFDDPQKEQESIYQYWIDRWASMRVQKQDVLENIRGFDKQEFKLSSEIDFDKRQASLSEFIISNS; translated from the coding sequence ATGGGTGCGAATTCTGAACGAGAAGTGGATTTTTCGCCCGATCTCCCAGGCCAGTACCAACGGCGATTTGAGGCTCTCACTGATGAACTGATCGAATTTCAGGAAGATCTCGACCGGGAGGTTGCCATCAAAGACGAGATTCGCTATATTGAGAGCGAAATTGAGGATGGGATAACTGAAGGCCAGATTCGATATCTCGCAGCGTTAGAAGTTCTTCTGGACCTCATTGAGATCAACTATGACATCCGAAAAAACTCCGAATTACACGTCGTTCGTCCAGACCCGGATCGCTACAAGGACGACCCAGAGCAATTCAAAGAACAAGAGAGAACTATCCTCCAAAAGGAACGACGGGCGCAATTCAGAGAGGAAAGCGTCCGTGAGTTCGTTCGGAAAATGGAGCGTGACACCCGTCGAAACACCAATGGCGGGCGAAGCGTCCTTGAACTAATAACTGGTGGGAAAGAACTCTACCAGGACTTAGCCCCACTTCAGGATCAGAGTCAAGATACAATAGCCGAAGATCTAGAAAGTGTTGTTCAACCCTACATACAGAAAGTAGAGAGAGGGAAGAAGTGCGAACACACCGAGTTGGATTTGATGGATATCTGGCGGTACTTCCGCTATACTTGGTTGACACCATACAATACGGTCCCCGGAAGAAACATCAATTTCCTTATTAGAAATGGAGCTAAGCCGAAAGATCCAGTGATGGGGATTGCGACGATAGCAAGCCCTATGATGAACTTGTCAGTCAGGGATAACCACATCGGCTGGACGATCGACGCAGTCGAAAATAAACTGCAGCGGAAGAAACGGGTCCATGAATACGAGGAACAACTACCAGAGGAGAAGCAGACGCCTGACAAGAAGACTCGGTCAGTCACCAACACGGAATGGCTAGAAACTGAGGAAGAGTATGAAGAGCGGATCAACGAGTTTTGCTCTGATATACGAGAGGCTCTGGAGAACTCCATCGAGAACGCGATATCCAACATCCGGTATGACGACTTCGCCGAGGAACATCTAGAACTCTCCGATGAAAGCTTCGTCAACCCGGATGAACGAGTTCTCGAGATACTCGAGGAGATAGAAGAGGAAGCTGAACAGACGATCGAAGGAGGCGAGGACGAGAACCCTGAGAAGATGGAAGACTGGGAGAGAAAAAGTGAGACAGCCCTGTTCCGGAAAAAACGGGCTCGGGCGCTTCAAAAACTTCTCCGTGACCGGAAATACTTCCAAGAACACAGCGACGAAGACGATGTCGAGTTCATCAGAACCGGTTTGAACAACGACTCTGGACGGCGAGCCATCAAAACCGCCCTGAAGGAGATCAAGAAGGAGAGGGTCGGGGCCGGCATGATGAACATTATGGTTTGCGGCGCTATCCCTCCCTACAACCGTATCCTCGGTGGGAAACTCGTGGCGATGGCGTTGACCGGTCCCAAGGTCATTAACATGTACCAAGACAAGTACGGCGACTATCAGAGCGAAATCGCCAGTTCGATGAAAGGCGAAGCAGTGAGTAAACCGAACGAACTGGTTTTCCTCGACACCACCGGCCTGTTCGAGATCGGAAGTGCCCAGTACGACCGTATCCGGGTTCCAAACAAAAACGGACAAATCGAATACAACCAGATCGGGTACACTGAAGGCTACGGTTCAATCCAGTTCGGCCCCGAGACACGGAAACGGCTTAGCCAAGTCACACAGTTAGAGGAGGGTCGCAAGGTCGTCAGAGGTCGGTTCGGAGAAGGTGTCTCTCCTCGAATCCGGAAAATCCGGCGCGGTCTGACGAACTGCGGTTTAGAGACTGACCTATTGAAACACGAGTCCAGGCGGATTGTGTACGGAATCGATCTGGCGGAGAACTCCCAAGACTACCTGCTTGGAATCGACGACAACCCAGAATACTACTGGGAGTTCGACGACCCACAGAAAGAACAGGAGTCAATCTACCAGTACTGGATCGATCGGTGGGCAAGCATGAGAGTTCAGAAACAAGATGTCTTGGAGAATATTAGGGGATTTGACAAGCAAGAATTCAAATTGAGCAGCGAGATCGATTTCGACAAACGACAAGCCAGTCTCAGTGAGTTCATTATAAGCAACAGTTAA